The proteins below come from a single Dehalococcoidia bacterium genomic window:
- a CDS encoding DAK2 domain-containing protein, with the protein MKAITSCSGRDLIDMFSCAAIWLDANVPHINSLNVFPVPDGDTGINMSLTMRSAVAEASQVNGGTASEVIRAISHGALMGARGNSGVILSQILRGFAVPLNGKAELEAGDFVAGLEVGSSLAYKAVSHPVEGTILTVIRESAEAAKQVADKNDFKKVVETIVNTARESVEKTPQLLDTLRDAGVVDAGGLGLYVIFEGFQKYLRGDKIEAGAAVPEPTGAAGAHGEEIAYGYCTEFVIEGSNLDVVPIRKHLEKIGESVMVVKQENVVRAHVHTFDPGAALGYAASLGTLKQVKVEDMDKQHKDLSDLSKKPAVDVATVAVVQGDGMHEVFRSIGVTAIVPGGQTMNPSTHDLLEAVQAAPSDKVVILPNNHNVILTAEQVVPLTGKMVAVVPTETMPQGIAALLALNNAADFAANFLAMKDAASNVITVEVTKAVRDAAYGDLSVKKGQDIALIDNDLVAAGDGMMALMEALVLKIDMSDREVVTLYYGAGVKSREPDAIVKLIRKKYPHLEVESVYGGQPHYRYIVSVE; encoded by the coding sequence ATGAAGGCCATTACTTCCTGCAGCGGCCGCGACCTTATAGATATGTTCAGCTGTGCAGCCATTTGGCTGGATGCGAACGTGCCCCATATCAACTCGCTCAACGTCTTCCCAGTGCCCGACGGCGACACCGGCATCAATATGTCCCTGACCATGCGCTCGGCCGTGGCCGAGGCGTCGCAGGTAAACGGCGGGACCGCGTCCGAGGTGATACGCGCTATATCGCACGGGGCGCTCATGGGGGCGCGCGGCAATAGCGGCGTGATACTGTCGCAGATACTGCGCGGATTCGCCGTCCCCTTGAACGGCAAGGCCGAGCTGGAGGCCGGCGATTTCGTGGCCGGACTGGAGGTGGGCTCTTCGCTGGCGTACAAGGCGGTGAGCCATCCCGTGGAGGGCACCATACTCACCGTTATCAGGGAGTCGGCCGAGGCGGCAAAGCAGGTCGCCGATAAGAACGATTTCAAGAAGGTCGTCGAGACCATAGTGAATACGGCCAGGGAATCCGTGGAAAAGACTCCGCAACTCTTGGATACGCTCCGCGACGCCGGGGTCGTGGATGCCGGGGGGCTGGGGCTGTACGTGATATTCGAGGGGTTCCAGAAGTATCTCAGGGGCGATAAGATCGAGGCCGGAGCCGCCGTACCCGAGCCGACCGGCGCCGCAGGCGCGCACGGCGAAGAGATCGCCTACGGCTACTGCACCGAGTTCGTCATCGAAGGCTCCAACTTGGATGTCGTCCCGATTCGAAAGCATTTAGAGAAGATAGGCGAATCGGTGATGGTGGTTAAGCAGGAGAATGTCGTTCGGGCTCACGTCCACACCTTCGATCCGGGCGCCGCGCTGGGATATGCCGCTTCGCTGGGCACTTTGAAGCAGGTCAAGGTGGAGGACATGGACAAGCAGCATAAGGACCTGTCGGATCTGAGCAAGAAACCCGCGGTGGATGTTGCCACCGTGGCAGTGGTGCAGGGCGACGGTATGCATGAGGTTTTCCGCAGTATCGGCGTCACCGCAATCGTTCCCGGCGGCCAGACAATGAACCCTTCCACCCATGATTTGCTGGAGGCGGTTCAGGCGGCGCCTTCCGATAAGGTGGTCATTTTACCCAACAACCATAATGTCATCCTCACGGCGGAGCAGGTTGTTCCCCTCACGGGCAAGATGGTGGCCGTCGTCCCCACCGAGACAATGCCGCAGGGCATAGCGGCGCTGCTGGCGTTGAACAACGCGGCGGACTTCGCCGCCAACTTCCTCGCCATGAAGGATGCCGCGTCAAACGTAATCACCGTCGAGGTCACCAAGGCGGTGCGCGATGCGGCTTATGGCGACCTTTCGGTTAAGAAAGGGCAGGACATAGCCCTTATCGATAATGATCTGGTGGCTGCCGGCGACGGCATGATGGCGCTCATGGAGGCGCTTGTGTTAAAGATCGACATGTCGGACAGGGAGGTAGTCACTCTCTACTACGGCGCGGGCGTAAAGAGCAGGGAGCCCGACGCCATCGTCAAGCTCATCCGCAAGAAGTATCCGCATCTGGAAGTAGAGTCCGTCTACGGCGGACAGCCTCATTACAGATACATCGTTTCCGTGGAGTAA
- the rpe gene encoding ribulose-phosphate 3-epimerase, producing the protein MAESSNKIKIAPSILSADFSCLRAQVEEVSKAGADYIHVDIMDGHFVPPMTIGSLVVQAIRPYTKVPLDVHLMIEEPDKHIEHSLLGRAPSQIEQFAKAGADVITVHAEACSNLREVVEQIRKLGVKAGVSISPPTSPDVIADVLPYVDLVLVMTVNPGYAGQPFIEEMIAKISHVRKMLDERGLTAEMEVDGGISPKTARRVVEAGASVLVAGAAIFRKDTSISEAMKELRASYSD; encoded by the coding sequence ATGGCTGAGTCGTCGAACAAGATAAAGATAGCTCCATCGATACTCTCGGCGGACTTCTCCTGCCTGCGGGCGCAGGTCGAAGAAGTTAGTAAAGCAGGTGCGGACTATATACATGTTGACATAATGGATGGACACTTCGTCCCGCCCATGACTATCGGCTCGCTTGTTGTGCAGGCGATACGCCCGTACACCAAGGTTCCGCTCGATGTGCACCTCATGATCGAAGAGCCGGATAAGCACATTGAACACTCGCTGCTTGGCCGCGCGCCGAGCCAGATCGAGCAGTTCGCTAAAGCCGGGGCCGATGTTATCACTGTGCACGCCGAGGCTTGCTCCAATCTCAGGGAAGTCGTCGAGCAGATAAGGAAGCTGGGCGTGAAGGCCGGCGTGTCGATCAGCCCGCCGACATCGCCCGACGTGATCGCAGACGTTCTTCCCTACGTCGACCTCGTCCTAGTCATGACGGTGAATCCCGGATACGCCGGGCAGCCCTTCATCGAGGAGATGATTGCTAAAATCTCTCACGTGCGAAAGATGCTGGACGAGCGCGGGCTCACGGCTGAGATGGAGGTGGACGGCGGCATCTCGCCTAAGACGGCGCGCAGGGTCGTCGAGGCGGGGGCCTCGGTGCTGGTGGCGGGGGCGGCCATCTTCAGGAAAGATACAAGCATCAGCGAGGCGATGAAAGAACTCAGGGCCAGCTATTCGGATTAG
- a CDS encoding argininosuccinate synthase: MAGKQYKKIVLAYSGGLDTSVILAWLKETYDAEIIAFCADIGQGEELSGLDKKAKKTGASKCYIEDLTEEFARDFIFPMIQAGAIYENQYFLGTSIARPLIAKGMMEVVRKEKADAICHGATGKGNDQVRFELTAYSIDPNIKIVVPWREEKFRKKFPGRAEMIAYCKAKGIPVQATAKKPYSSDRNLLHISFESGILEDPWLEPPQDMFKLSVAPENAPDEAEYVTLDFEGGICVAVNGKKLSPANVLRILNKLGGKHGVGRVDLVENRVVGMKSRGVYETPGGTILHWAHRQMETLTMDREVMHLRDSLIPRYSELVYYGFWFSPERLALQALVDESQKNVTGTVRLKLYKGNIITVGRKSPLSLYRPDIATMESGESIYDQSDATGFIKINALRLRVEAMVEKQSGKATGKKSAVKKAGRKNGNEADSSYAGPV, from the coding sequence ATGGCGGGTAAACAATATAAGAAGATAGTGCTGGCATACAGCGGCGGGCTCGATACCTCGGTCATACTGGCGTGGCTCAAGGAGACCTACGATGCCGAGATCATCGCCTTCTGCGCCGATATCGGGCAGGGCGAGGAGTTGTCGGGGCTCGATAAAAAAGCGAAAAAAACGGGCGCGTCGAAGTGTTACATCGAAGACCTCACCGAGGAGTTCGCGCGCGATTTCATCTTCCCCATGATACAGGCCGGCGCGATATACGAGAACCAGTATTTCCTGGGCACAAGCATCGCGCGCCCGCTCATCGCCAAGGGCATGATGGAGGTTGTGCGCAAGGAGAAGGCCGACGCTATCTGCCACGGGGCCACCGGCAAGGGCAACGACCAGGTGCGTTTCGAGCTGACCGCCTACTCCATAGACCCGAATATCAAGATCGTCGTCCCGTGGCGCGAGGAGAAGTTCCGCAAAAAATTCCCCGGCCGGGCCGAGATGATTGCTTATTGCAAGGCGAAGGGCATTCCCGTCCAGGCGACGGCTAAGAAGCCCTACTCTTCGGACCGCAACCTGCTGCACATCAGCTTCGAGAGCGGCATACTGGAGGATCCGTGGCTGGAGCCGCCGCAGGATATGTTCAAGCTGAGCGTGGCGCCGGAAAACGCGCCGGACGAGGCGGAGTATGTCACACTCGATTTCGAGGGCGGCATCTGTGTCGCCGTCAACGGCAAGAAATTATCGCCGGCCAACGTACTGCGTATACTGAACAAGCTCGGCGGCAAGCACGGCGTGGGCCGCGTGGACCTCGTCGAGAACCGCGTCGTCGGCATGAAATCGCGCGGCGTCTACGAGACGCCCGGCGGCACCATCCTGCACTGGGCGCATCGCCAGATGGAGACGCTGACCATGGATCGCGAGGTCATGCACCTGCGCGACTCGCTCATCCCGCGCTACAGCGAGCTGGTCTACTACGGATTCTGGTTCTCGCCGGAGCGTCTGGCGTTGCAGGCGCTGGTCGATGAAAGCCAGAAAAACGTCACGGGCACGGTGCGGCTGAAGCTGTACAAGGGTAATATCATAACCGTCGGGCGCAAGAGCCCGCTCTCGCTCTACCGTCCCGACATAGCGACGATGGAGAGCGGCGAGAGCATCTACGACCAGAGCGATGCCACCGGCTTCATCAAGATAAACGCCCTGCGCCTGCGCGTGGAGGCCATGGTAGAGAAGCAGTCGGGCAAGGCAACCGGCAAGAAGTCTGCGGTTAAGAAGGCTGGCAGGAAGAACGGCAACGAAGCTGATAGCTCGTACGCGGGCCCGGTGTAA
- the argS gene encoding arginine--tRNA ligase, whose protein sequence is MIKDELARLVEQALIEAQDKKLMPAVAMPEVIIERPQNPEYGDYACAVALKLARLTKMNPMQIGEHIAGLIQCPPGCEKVELVPPGFINFSLTEGWLRDQVGAILSVGDRFGDIAAGKGKKIQVEFVSVNPTGPLHVGHGRGAVLGSALANILAAAGYTVEREYYVNDAGNQINLFHRSLYARYCRELGRDEPMPEGGYVGDYMIDIAKDIVVKKGKIYLDKPDELGRLGMDMVIESIQADLERLGVTFDVWFSEKSLYEGKQYKTAMKLLKDGGVIVEKEGALWFASTNLGEDKDNVLVRSDGSPTYFASDVAYHYNKFVERKFDRVINIWGADHQGHVSRMKAVVGALDIDPDRLQIIISQMVTLKRGDTVVRASKRTGEMITLRELMDEVGPDACRFVFLSRSADSQMDFDMELAVKQSAENPVYYVQYAHARICSILRKAKEEGIKFGKADTSLLTSEPEIELIRKMLELPEVIEQTSKTLEPHHLPHYSLDLATVFHNFYEKCRVVTDDKELTKARLQLVDATRIVLARVLRLMEMAAPEKM, encoded by the coding sequence ATGATAAAAGACGAACTGGCAAGACTGGTCGAACAAGCCCTGATTGAGGCGCAGGACAAAAAGCTGATGCCGGCTGTGGCAATGCCTGAGGTCATCATCGAACGGCCTCAGAACCCGGAGTACGGCGACTACGCCTGCGCCGTGGCGCTCAAGCTGGCGCGCCTGACCAAGATGAACCCGATGCAGATAGGCGAGCACATCGCGGGTCTTATCCAGTGCCCGCCCGGCTGCGAGAAGGTGGAACTGGTGCCGCCCGGCTTCATCAACTTCTCTCTGACCGAGGGCTGGCTCAGGGATCAGGTGGGCGCGATACTGAGCGTGGGAGACAGATTCGGGGATATCGCCGCCGGGAAAGGCAAGAAGATACAGGTTGAATTCGTCAGCGTGAACCCCACCGGGCCGCTGCATGTGGGCCACGGCCGCGGCGCCGTGCTGGGCAGCGCGCTGGCCAACATACTGGCCGCGGCCGGATATACCGTCGAGCGCGAATACTACGTGAACGATGCGGGCAACCAGATCAACCTGTTCCACCGCTCGCTGTACGCGCGCTACTGCCGGGAGCTGGGGCGCGATGAGCCCATGCCCGAGGGCGGCTACGTGGGCGACTACATGATCGATATCGCCAAGGATATCGTCGTGAAAAAAGGGAAAATATACCTCGACAAGCCGGATGAACTGGGACGGCTCGGTATGGACATGGTCATCGAATCGATACAGGCCGACCTGGAACGGCTCGGCGTCACCTTCGACGTGTGGTTCAGCGAGAAGAGCCTCTACGAGGGCAAGCAGTACAAGACAGCCATGAAGCTGCTCAAGGACGGCGGCGTTATTGTGGAGAAGGAAGGGGCGCTGTGGTTCGCGTCGACCAACCTGGGCGAGGACAAAGACAACGTCCTCGTGCGCAGCGACGGCTCGCCGACCTACTTCGCCTCCGACGTCGCATACCACTACAACAAGTTCGTCGAGAGGAAGTTCGACAGGGTCATCAACATATGGGGCGCCGACCACCAGGGACACGTCTCGCGCATGAAGGCCGTCGTGGGCGCCCTCGATATCGACCCGGACAGGCTGCAAATAATAATCTCTCAGATGGTGACGCTCAAGCGCGGCGACACCGTCGTGCGCGCCTCCAAGCGCACCGGCGAGATGATAACGCTGCGCGAGCTTATGGACGAGGTGGGCCCGGACGCCTGCCGCTTCGTCTTCCTCTCGCGCTCCGCCGACAGCCAGATGGACTTCGATATGGAGCTGGCCGTGAAACAGTCGGCGGAAAACCCCGTCTACTACGTGCAGTACGCCCACGCCCGCATCTGCAGCATCCTGCGCAAGGCCAAAGAGGAGGGCATCAAGTTCGGCAAGGCCGACACTTCGCTCCTAACCTCGGAGCCGGAGATCGAGCTCATACGTAAGATGCTGGAGCTGCCCGAGGTCATCGAGCAGACCTCCAAGACCCTTGAGCCGCACCACCTGCCGCACTATTCGCTCGATCTGGCAACGGTGTTCCACAACTTCTACGAGAAATGCCGCGTAGTGACCGACGATAAGGAGCTTACCAAGGCCCGCTTGCAGCTTGTGGACGCCACGCGCATTGTGCTGGCGCGGGTGCTGCGCCTCATGGAGATGGCCGCGCCGGAGAAGATGTGA
- the recG gene encoding ATP-dependent DNA helicase RecG: MDSSTLRKILILEKQKGYGDTAVFGGLDRFLERGAVVPPVHLRGVEYAGMDTGKRVDWVGGMLKWLDTAEGNVATKIDLKSKKVAAPVAKKPQKSAARPLSKVALKLDSPITDIRGVSDKLAPRFRKLGVNTVRDMLYFFPRRHIDYSKRQTVAALQVGQEQTVVANIWQAQEVRPGGRRSAEAVIGDESGNMKVMWFNQPYMARQMRTGEQYVFSGKVSLYKGIKVFISPEYELLSGDDLTHTGRLIPVYHLTEGLSPRVARRVIKEVVEECSSLLNDFMPPEVMTRAGLIGLQQAIRQAHYPDDDIAKDQARRRLAFDELFIIQLGVLSRRKDWRESGRANRIAAKDNVLEIFLSSLPYKMTGAQERSLNDIMSDLGKAKPMSRLLQGEVGSGKTAVAVAALLAAAAGGCQGAFMAPTEILAEQHFSTISNILRSCGRQESDEGNLRTFSGLLDRPVTLALLKGSMKKSERGVAYERISAGGVDIAVGTHALIQEEVGFKKLGLVIVDEQHRFGVMQRAALRQKGANPHLLAMTATPIPRSLALTLYGDLDLSVIDELPPGRQVIKTRWLAPDQREMAYRFIRKQVQEGRQAFIICPLIADSEAIEARAAVSEHERLSREVFPDLRLGLVHGKLKPSDKEDAMRRFRSGEFHILVATPVVEVGIDIPNATVMLIEGADRFGLAQLHQFRGRVGRGEHQSYCILLAESPSPESGERLSLLERTHDGFALAEEDLRLRGPGDFFGIRQSGLPDLKMARLSDMKLLELARKEAIDIFKKDSALSAPEHRLLGEQVSRIWGDGVSMGEA; the protein is encoded by the coding sequence GTGGACTCTTCCACGCTTCGCAAGATTCTCATTTTAGAAAAACAGAAGGGGTATGGCGATACCGCCGTTTTCGGGGGGCTGGACCGTTTCCTGGAGCGGGGGGCCGTCGTTCCGCCTGTTCACCTTCGTGGTGTCGAGTACGCAGGAATGGATACTGGAAAGCGTGTCGACTGGGTCGGAGGCATGCTGAAGTGGCTCGACACGGCTGAAGGGAACGTCGCGACGAAGATTGATTTGAAAAGCAAAAAGGTAGCGGCTCCCGTAGCAAAAAAACCGCAGAAGAGCGCGGCTCGACCGCTGTCGAAAGTTGCGCTCAAGCTCGATTCTCCGATAACCGATATCAGGGGCGTTAGCGATAAGCTGGCGCCGCGTTTCCGCAAACTCGGCGTTAATACGGTGCGCGATATGCTGTACTTCTTCCCGCGTCGGCACATCGATTACAGCAAGCGCCAGACAGTGGCCGCGCTGCAGGTGGGGCAGGAGCAGACGGTGGTGGCCAATATCTGGCAGGCGCAGGAGGTCAGGCCCGGGGGGCGCCGCTCGGCGGAGGCCGTCATCGGCGACGAGAGCGGCAACATGAAGGTCATGTGGTTCAACCAGCCCTACATGGCTCGGCAGATGCGCACCGGCGAGCAGTACGTATTCAGCGGCAAGGTGAGCCTGTATAAGGGCATCAAGGTATTCATTTCGCCGGAGTATGAATTGCTGTCGGGAGACGACCTGACGCATACGGGGCGGCTGATACCGGTATATCACCTTACGGAGGGGCTGAGCCCGCGCGTGGCGCGGCGCGTCATCAAGGAGGTGGTGGAGGAGTGCTCGTCGCTTCTTAACGATTTCATGCCGCCGGAGGTCATGACCAGGGCCGGGCTGATCGGATTGCAGCAGGCGATAAGGCAGGCGCACTACCCCGATGACGATATTGCCAAGGACCAGGCCCGCAGGAGGCTGGCCTTCGACGAGCTGTTCATCATCCAACTGGGCGTGCTCTCGCGCAGGAAGGACTGGAGGGAGAGCGGCAGGGCCAACCGCATCGCGGCTAAGGATAATGTGCTTGAGATATTCTTATCGTCGCTTCCTTATAAGATGACCGGGGCGCAGGAGCGCTCGCTTAACGATATAATGTCCGACCTGGGCAAGGCCAAACCGATGAGCCGCCTGCTGCAGGGCGAGGTGGGCAGCGGCAAGACCGCGGTGGCCGTGGCCGCGCTGCTGGCCGCGGCGGCGGGCGGGTGCCAGGGGGCCTTCATGGCGCCCACCGAGATACTGGCCGAGCAGCACTTCTCCACGATATCGAACATACTGAGAAGCTGCGGAAGGCAGGAGAGCGACGAGGGCAACCTGCGCACGTTTTCGGGGCTACTCGACCGGCCGGTGACGCTGGCGCTGCTCAAGGGCAGCATGAAGAAAAGCGAGAGGGGAGTGGCTTACGAGCGCATCTCGGCGGGCGGCGTCGATATAGCTGTGGGCACGCACGCCCTGATACAGGAGGAGGTCGGGTTCAAAAAGCTCGGCCTCGTGATCGTCGACGAGCAGCACCGCTTCGGCGTGATGCAGCGGGCGGCGCTGCGCCAGAAGGGGGCCAACCCGCACCTTCTGGCCATGACGGCCACGCCGATACCGCGCAGCCTGGCGCTGACGCTTTACGGCGACCTCGATCTGTCGGTAATCGACGAGCTGCCGCCGGGGCGGCAGGTGATAAAGACCAGGTGGCTGGCCCCGGACCAGCGCGAGATGGCCTACCGCTTCATCAGGAAGCAGGTGCAGGAGGGTCGGCAGGCGTTTATAATATGCCCGTTGATAGCGGACTCGGAGGCCATCGAGGCCAGGGCTGCGGTGAGCGAGCACGAACGTTTGTCGCGGGAAGTATTCCCCGATCTGAGACTCGGACTCGTTCACGGAAAGCTCAAGCCTTCGGACAAAGAAGACGCGATGCGCAGGTTCCGCAGCGGCGAGTTCCACATCCTCGTCGCTACCCCCGTGGTCGAGGTCGGCATCGACATTCCCAACGCCACCGTAATGCTCATCGAAGGCGCCGACCGCTTCGGGCTGGCGCAGCTTCACCAGTTCCGCGGCCGGGTGGGTCGCGGAGAGCACCAGAGCTATTGTATACTGCTTGCGGAGAGCCCGTCGCCGGAGAGCGGGGAGCGCCTCTCCCTGCTGGAGCGCACGCATGACGGATTCGCGCTGGCGGAGGAGGATTTGAGGCTCAGGGGGCCGGGGGATTTCTTCGGCATCAGGCAGAGCGGGCTTCCCGACCTTAAGATGGCCCGGCTCTCCGATATGAAACTGCTGGAGCTCGCCCGCAAAGAGGCGATCGATATATTTAAGAAAGATTCGGCGCTGTCCGCACCGGAGCACAGGCTGCTCGGGGAGCAGGTGTCCCGCATCTGGGGCGACGGCGTAAGTATGGGAGAGGCATGA
- the argH gene encoding argininosuccinate lyase, translating into MNPMRKRFKKDMAQSVQKYTESISYDRRLYKYDIAGSIVHAEMLAKQGVITVKEAKLICDGLASIWNEIDKGKFVFKAEHEDIHMNIEARLIEKVGGVGRKLHTARSRNDQVALDVRMYVKEAIGNTIEKIKALQGALLDVAESNKDAVMPGYTHVQRAQPVLFAHHLLAYCEMLERDVDRFIDCLMRADVMPLGSGALAGTPYPLDRDFVAKELDFAHVSQNSMDAVSDRDFVIEYEAAASITMMHLSRLAEEMVLWSTPEFGFIEIDDAYATSSSMMPQKKNPDVAELARGKTGRVYGHLMAMLTLMKGLPLTYNRDMQEDKEGLFDTVDTLIGTLDVFAGMVATLKFNAGRAAKAAGEGYILATDLADYLVAKGMPFREAHGVVAGLVQYAIDKGKTLDKLSISDYKKFSPKFSKDVLKITAQTSVAARNAVGGTAPAQVKTQIARMRKTVNG; encoded by the coding sequence GTGAACCCCATGCGCAAGCGTTTCAAGAAGGACATGGCGCAGTCGGTACAAAAATATACGGAGTCCATAAGCTATGATAGACGGCTGTACAAGTATGACATAGCCGGCTCCATCGTGCATGCCGAGATGCTGGCGAAACAGGGCGTAATCACCGTCAAAGAGGCCAAGCTTATCTGCGATGGGCTCGCTTCCATCTGGAATGAGATCGACAAGGGAAAGTTCGTGTTCAAGGCAGAACATGAAGATATACACATGAACATCGAGGCGCGCCTAATCGAGAAGGTGGGCGGTGTGGGCCGCAAGCTGCACACGGCGCGCTCTCGCAACGACCAGGTGGCGCTGGATGTGCGCATGTACGTCAAGGAAGCTATCGGCAATACGATAGAAAAGATAAAGGCGCTGCAGGGCGCATTGCTCGACGTGGCAGAATCGAATAAAGACGCGGTCATGCCGGGCTATACCCACGTGCAGCGCGCGCAGCCGGTGCTCTTTGCCCATCACCTGCTGGCCTACTGCGAGATGCTGGAGCGCGATGTTGACCGCTTCATCGATTGCCTTATGCGCGCCGATGTTATGCCGCTGGGCAGTGGGGCGCTGGCCGGCACGCCGTACCCGCTGGACCGCGATTTCGTGGCCAAGGAGCTCGACTTCGCGCATGTCAGCCAGAACAGCATGGACGCCGTGTCCGACCGCGACTTCGTCATCGAGTACGAAGCGGCCGCGTCGATAACGATGATGCACCTCTCGCGTCTGGCCGAGGAGATGGTGCTGTGGTCGACCCCGGAGTTCGGTTTCATCGAGATCGATGATGCGTACGCTACGAGCTCAAGCATGATGCCGCAGAAGAAGAACCCGGACGTCGCGGAACTGGCGCGCGGCAAAACGGGCCGCGTCTACGGGCATCTCATGGCCATGCTGACATTGATGAAGGGGTTGCCCCTGACCTATAACCGCGACATGCAGGAGGATAAGGAGGGGCTCTTCGACACCGTCGACACGCTTATCGGCACCCTGGATGTCTTCGCCGGCATGGTCGCGACGCTGAAATTTAATGCGGGGAGGGCCGCGAAAGCCGCGGGGGAGGGGTACATACTGGCCACCGACCTTGCCGACTACCTTGTGGCAAAGGGGATGCCGTTCCGCGAGGCGCACGGGGTCGTCGCCGGGCTGGTGCAGTATGCCATCGATAAAGGTAAGACGCTCGACAAATTGTCGATATCCGATTACAAGAAATTCTCGCCCAAGTTTAGCAAGGATGTACTCAAGATAACCGCCCAGACCAGCGTGGCCGCGAGAAACGCCGTCGGGGGCACAGCGCCGGCACAGGTGAAGACGCAGATCGCGCGGATGAGGAAGACGGTCAATGGCTGA
- a CDS encoding transposase — MPDYRRAYIKGGTFFFTVVTNGRCPTFSDKTAVDLLKASFRRVMLAHPFKMDSIVVLPDHFHCIWMLPENDSDFSMRWRLIKSDFSRNYLGSSASIKSASRQMKKERGIWQRRFWEHMIRDKADLNTHRDYIHYNPVKHGLVDSPAKWEYSSFNSFMGKGLYPADWGSVPRKELLEMDLE; from the coding sequence ATGCCGGATTACCGTCGAGCGTACATAAAAGGCGGGACTTTCTTCTTCACGGTCGTAACCAACGGACGTTGTCCCACGTTCAGTGACAAAACGGCTGTTGATTTGTTAAAGGCATCTTTTCGTCGGGTAATGCTTGCCCACCCCTTCAAAATGGATTCCATCGTGGTCTTGCCGGATCATTTCCATTGCATCTGGATGCTTCCCGAGAATGATTCCGATTTCTCGATGAGGTGGAGGTTGATAAAATCCGACTTCAGCCGTAATTATTTGGGCTCTTCGGCATCTATAAAATCAGCTTCGAGGCAGATGAAAAAAGAGAGGGGAATCTGGCAGAGAAGATTCTGGGAGCACATGATTCGAGATAAGGCGGATTTGAACACGCATCGGGATTATATCCATTACAATCCCGTGAAGCACGGCCTTGTAGATTCGCCAGCTAAGTGGGAGTATAGCAGCTTCAATTCGTTTATGGGAAAAGGCCTGTACCCGGCGGATTGGGGAAGTGTCCCTCGCAAAGAATTACTAGAGATGGATTTGGAGTAG
- the rpmB gene encoding 50S ribosomal protein L28 yields the protein MPGKCDVCGKSIQFGHNVSHSKRRTNRQWHTNTHKQTIVLEGKKVQANVCTRCLRTMNKPVS from the coding sequence ATGCCAGGCAAATGTGACGTATGTGGAAAGTCAATACAGTTCGGTCATAACGTGAGTCACTCCAAGCGGCGCACCAACCGCCAGTGGCATACCAACACGCATAAGCAGACCATCGTTCTCGAAGGGAAGAAGGTTCAGGCCAACGTCTGCACCCGCTGCCTGCGCACGATGAACAAGCCGGTCAGCTAA